The sequence below is a genomic window from Escherichia marmotae.
CAAATTCACGCGCTGCGCGATAACGTCGGGCTGGCAAAAGCTGAAGTGATGGCGGAACGTATTCGCCAGATTAACCCGGAGTGCCGGGTAACGGTGGTGGATGATTTTGTGACGCCGGATAACGTAGCGCAATATATGAGTGCCGGTTATTCGTATGTGATTGATGCCATTGATAGCGTGCGACCTAAAGCGGCGCTGATCGCTTATTGCCGTCGCAATAAAATCCCATTGGTCACGACCGGTGGCGCAGGCGGGCAGATTGATCCGACGCAGATTCAGGTTACTGATCTGGCAAAGACAATTCAGGATCCGCTGGCGGCGAAACTGCGCGAGCGCCTGAAAAGTGATTTTGGCGTGGTGAAAAACAGTAAAGGTAAGCTCGGCGTGGACTGCGTTTTCTCTACCGAAGCACTGGTGTACCCGCAGTCAGACGGTACGGTGTGTGCGATGAAAGCCACGGCAGAAGGGCCGAAGCGGATGGATTGCGCGTCAGGATTTGGCGCGGCAACGATGGTAACCGCCACCTTTGGTTTTGTTGCGGTTTCTCATGCGCTGAAGAAGATGATGGCGAAAGCGGCGCGTCAGGGGTAAACATTAGGTCGGAGGCGACGTCTGGTGCGTCTTATCCGACCTTGAACGTGCAACATCAAGCTTGCTTCGCCGCCGCGATAATCGCCTCGCTTAACGCATTCAGCCCTTGACTGCGTGAGGCGCTAAGTTGCGCACGCAATCCCAGCTCATCAAACAATGCCAGCGGCGACTGTGCCTGTAACTCGGCAGCGGTTTTCCCCTCCACTGCGGTCAACAACACGGCCAGCAGACCGCGCACAATGCGTCCTTCGCTATCACCAAAGAAATGCATCTTGCCGTTTTCAGCGACGCTATACCCCAACCAGACGCGGTTTTCGCATCCGGCAATCTCTTTGGCCTGCGCTTTTAACTCGTCTGGCAAAGCAGGAAGCTGTTTCCCCAGCATAATCAACTGGCGATATTTATCTTCCCATTGCGTCAGCGGCGCGAAAGTGTTGTGTAACGACTCTGCCGTTACGGTTGTGCCGAACGGATGTCCGGCGAATTGCGGGTTCGTCATTAATCCACCAATAATTCCAGTGCGCGGTCAACGGCGTTCACCAGCGCATCCACATCACTCTTTGTATTATATGGCGCAAAAGAGGCGCGCAGAGTGCCGGTTACGCCTAATTCTGCCAACAGTGGCTGAGCGCAATGCTGCCCGGCGCGTAGGGCAATGCCATACTCCGCCAGCAGCGTTACCATATCGCTATGATGAACACCGGCGAAATCAAAGGCCAGCAGGCTGGAGTCCTGACAGCGGAATGAACGAAAGCCAGGACGTTTTGCCAGCGCCTCTTCTGCGAGCGTCGCCAGACTGCGACTCCAGCTTTCTGCCTGGTTGATATCATAATCTGCCAGCCATTCCAGCGCCGCGCTTAACCCAATGACGCCTGCGACGTTGGGCGTTCCGGCTTCCAGTTTCCACGGCGCAGATTGAGTGGTGAAGCCGTCAAAACTGACTTCGTGGATCATTTTGCCGCCGCCCAGCCAGGGCGACATTGCTTCCAGCAGTTCTGGTTTGCCATACAGCACGCCGATACCTGTTGGGCCATAAAGTTTGTGACCTGAAAAAGCGTAGAAATCGATATCCAGTTGCTGAACATCGGCAGGGAAATGCACCGCCCCCTGAGCTCCATCAACCATCACCACCATTCCGGCGGCGTGGGCAAACGTAATCGCTCTCGCCAAATCCGGGCAACCACCGGTGACGTTCGACATCTGGCCCAGCGCCAGAATCCGGCTACGAGGAGTCATTAGCGCTGGCAATAAATCGACATCCGGCAACCGCTGCGCATTAAGCGGCAGTTTCACCACTTTGGCTCCAGTTTGTTGGGCGACCATCAGCCAGGGAACAAGATTGGCGTGATGTTCTGCCACACTGACAATAATTTCATCGCCTGGTTGCAGGCGTGGACGGGCATAACATTGCGCCACCATGTTAATAGATTCGGTGGTGCCACGTGTCCAGACAATAGTTTTGTC
It includes:
- the tcdA gene encoding tRNA cyclic N6-threonylcarbamoyladenosine(37) synthase TcdA, whose product is MSVVISDAWRQRFGGTARLYGEKALQLFADAHICVVGIGGVGSWAAEALARTGIGAITLIDMDDVCVTNTNRQIHALRDNVGLAKAEVMAERIRQINPECRVTVVDDFVTPDNVAQYMSAGYSYVIDAIDSVRPKAALIAYCRRNKIPLVTTGGAGGQIDPTQIQVTDLAKTIQDPLAAKLRERLKSDFGVVKNSKGKLGVDCVFSTEALVYPQSDGTVCAMKATAEGPKRMDCASGFGAATMVTATFGFVAVSHALKKMMAKAARQG
- the csdE gene encoding cysteine desulfurase sulfur acceptor subunit CsdE, with the protein product MTNPQFAGHPFGTTVTAESLHNTFAPLTQWEDKYRQLIMLGKQLPALPDELKAQAKEIAGCENRVWLGYSVAENGKMHFFGDSEGRIVRGLLAVLLTAVEGKTAAELQAQSPLALFDELGLRAQLSASRSQGLNALSEAIIAAAKQA
- the csdA gene encoding cysteine desulfurase CsdA; translated protein: MNVFNPAPFRAHFPALQDAGVYLDSAATALKPEAVIEATRQFYSLSAGNVHRSQYAEAQRLTARYEAAREKVAQLLNASDDKTIVWTRGTTESINMVAQCYARPRLQPGDEIIVSVAEHHANLVPWLMVAQQTGAKVVKLPLNAQRLPDVDLLPALMTPRSRILALGQMSNVTGGCPDLARAITFAHAAGMVVMVDGAQGAVHFPADVQQLDIDFYAFSGHKLYGPTGIGVLYGKPELLEAMSPWLGGGKMIHEVSFDGFTTQSAPWKLEAGTPNVAGVIGLSAALEWLADYDINQAESWSRSLATLAEEALAKRPGFRSFRCQDSSLLAFDFAGVHHSDMVTLLAEYGIALRAGQHCAQPLLAELGVTGTLRASFAPYNTKSDVDALVNAVDRALELLVD